The following are encoded in a window of Pristis pectinata isolate sPriPec2 chromosome 1, sPriPec2.1.pri, whole genome shotgun sequence genomic DNA:
- the LOC127574055 gene encoding WAS/WASL-interacting protein family member 1-like has product MPPPPPPPPPPTLSQANTEKPILNKSEQSGRDALLSDICKTRKLKKAVTNDRSAPILNAPKGPGGGGGGGGGGGGGGGGGGGGGGPAGLSGLFAGGMPKLRSAGARESSDSGGGRPPLMPPGGRTTGPRPFAPNNASPRLPGSSSFPRSSNPEPPRNKFPPPSQPKFSRPDIGSKSDAGPPPVPNAPRPSTTSTQNRGPPPFPGNRPSNTGPSLPNRNQGSSRQFSPVPPHSNTNRSHPSPSHGRVGEDKPSPSTPPTHNTNRPPLPPTPARMMDDRPPPPPMTNRPSINRDGPPVPPPQHQKPPVPQTPRPTPSFQAPPPPPPNRPGPPHSHPSTATDVEVPRLPQRNLSLHGTSSTSPGPVRGPLPPSERPPPPVRDPPSRSGPLPPPPPGGRNGGAQKGPPVPQPPSRMGSDNPRSGFRPPLPPDRGSPVPPPTMRNGFQESSQTMCEDEWEGRFSFHSISDFPPPEPYVNFPKTYPSKQSKPESRDPVRRERGAPPLPPIPPTPR; this is encoded by the exons atgcctcctcctcccccacctccccctcctccaacgCTTTCACAG GCAAATACTGAAAAACCTATCCTAAACAAAAGTGAGCAGTCAGGAAGAGATGCACTTTTGTCAGATATATGCAAGACAAGAAAACTGAAGAAGGCTGTTACCAATGATAGGAGTGCACCAATACTTAATG CTCCTAAAGGACCTGGTGGTGGAGGCggtggcggtggtggtggtggtggaggcggaggcggaggaggaggtggaggtggaccTGCTGGTTTAAGTGGATTATTTGCTGGTGGAATGCCAAAGCTTAGGTCTGCAGGAGCCAGAGAAAGTTCAG ATTCTGGAGGAGGAAGACCACCATTAATGCCTCCTGGTGGAAGAACAACTGGTCCCAGACCCTTTGCACCAAACAATGCCTCACCGAGGTTGCCTGGGTCGTCGTCATTTCCAAGAAGTAGTAACCCTGAACCACCAAGAAATAAATTCCCTCCACCAAGTCAACCAAAATTTTCAAGGCCAGATATAGGTTCAAAGTCTGATGCAGGACCACCACCTGTACCAAATGCACCACGACCGTCAACAACAAGTACGCAGAACAGAGGTCCTCCACCCTTTCCAGGAAATCGGCCATCAAACACAGGACCTTCCCTACCAAATCGAAATCAAGGGTCTTCCCGTCAATTCTCTCCGGTTCCTCCACATAGCAATACAAATAGATCTCATCCATCTCCCAGCCATGGAAGGGTTGGTGAAGATAAGCCTtctccatcaactcctccaactCACAATACAAACAGACCTCCACTGCCTCCTACTCCTGCTAGGATGATGGATGAtaggcctccaccacctcccatgaCAAATAGACCTTCAATTAATAGGGATGGTCCTCCAGTACCACCACCACAGCATCAGAAACCACCTGTTCCTCAAACACCCAGGCCAACTCCCTCCTTCCAagcacctcccccaccaccacctaatAGGCCAGGACCTCCACACAGTCATCCAAGCACTGCTACAGATGTTGAAGTTCCAAGGCTTCCTCAAAGGAATTTGTCCCTCCATGGTACTTCTTCAACTTCTCCTGGGCCAGTTCGTGGTCCTCTTCCTCCCAGTGAAAGACCTCCACCACCTGTAAGGGATCCCCCCAGCAGATCAG gacctcttcctcctccaccaccggGAGGCAGAAATGGTGGTGCCCAGAAAGGGCCACCCGTCCCACAACCTCCAAGTCGAATGGGCTCAGACAACCCTAGGAGTGGCTTCAGGCCCCCACTGCCACCTGACCGAGGAAGTCCTGTTCCCCCACCAACAATGAGGAATGGTTTTCAGGAGTCCTCACAGACAATGTGTGAAG ATGAATGGGAAGGTAGGTTTTCTTTCCATTCCATCTCAGACTTTCCACCACCAGAACCGTACGTAAACTTCCCAAAAACTTACCCTAGTAAACAAAGCAAGCCAGAGAGCAGAG ATCCGGTCCGGAGAGAGCGAGGTGCTCCACCTCTTCCACCAATTCCACCTACACCAAGGTGA